The following coding sequences lie in one Apium graveolens cultivar Ventura chromosome 3, ASM990537v1, whole genome shotgun sequence genomic window:
- the LOC141714684 gene encoding uncharacterized protein LOC141714684 has product MSDGKIGTSTIKWIITTLEDSSMEVGRDCNGFYSGIAKNESKSQRHLDVIYDHLVCNGPSPLHADWICEVSQTKLGGTDDFEDCEMGIEFEDNLEAMFNYMRKNFENQEGCEDEPNADAKKFFRHVEEGKQPLYPSCTTFSRLSFLIRFYHLKCVYGISEFAFGELVKLIKEAFPDANLPLSFNAAKSVIRDLGLDYEKINACPNSCMLYWGKNKEKNECETCGVSRWVVLEKDGIIENNDPPKLFHKVAANVMRYFPLRPRLQRMFLCKDFFRLMRWHPLGRTKDGKLRHPTDALAWKVMDARYPDFAAENRNVRLGVVADGFNPYRSMNLSHSTWPIVLPLISEWKALWKDGVETYDSLTCENFNLRASALWTISDFPGYTMFSGWSTKGKLACPECHYETSSVYLKHSKKTVYVNHRKFLDPTHEWRLDKKRFNSEMEMGNSPVPLTGTEIEELLWGYENQFGDKTRRKRKRDRGIRKPLHPIKSDDGKHIEIMAAIFDMTNKEKENFCSLLKNAKLSYDCASNVSRYVHIKERKMVGYKSHDAHFILHYLLQFAVKNTLKPEVALPMIRLGSFLRGMWSKVVELDDIKKLQREIVVILCEFEMIFTEPFFDIMVHLPIHLCREVEYGGPEHLHCMFAIERYLGKLKGYVRNRSRPKGSIAEGYLAEECVIFCSRFLDVDGVVENNSNDFGKYGTNVEYHIGTKKNKDGRIFKMKDADWKAAHRYILFNSDNKEIESLIEEHRAFMDGLASQQKYKRERAHMEDFWKWLKDEVLKKENISRDLEVFALGPNRLARKFTGYVINGYRFHTKFRDSRCTTQNSGIFLTAETTTFASSKDQNPVVGGVNYYGSIEEIFELDYWGAFTVVLFKCCWYQEEKDPFGLTRVNFNKLRQKSDPFVLSSQVQQVFYVDDPVEKNCQYVIKKLPRDWCDTENSNAMEEVSSYHSYNIGINCETEGVWIRDDVPLTQIRVPSP; this is encoded by the exons ATGTCAGACGGTAAAATCGGAACATCAACGatcaagtggattattacaacccTTGAAGATTCTTcaatggaagtgggaagagattgcaatggattttATAGTGGGATTGCCAAAAACGAGAGTAAATCACAACGCCATTTAG ATGTCATCTACGATCATCTTGTTTGCAATGGCCCTTCTCCGTTACATGCCGATTGGATCTGTGAGGTTTCACAGACAAAATTAGGAGGTACTGATGACTTTGAAGATTGTGAAATGGGGATTGAATTTGAAGACAATTTAGAGGCAATGTTCAATTATATGCGTAAGAATTTTGAAAATCAAGAAGGCTGTGAAGACGAACCAAATGCAGACGCTAAGAAATTTTTTCGGCATGTTGAAGAAGGAAAACAACCATTATATCCCAGTTGTACTACGTTTTCTCGATTAAGTTTCCTGATCAGATTTTATCATTTAAAATGCGTTTACGGAATTAGTGAGTTTGCATTTGGAGAATTAGTAAAGCTGATCAAAGAAGCGTTTCCCGATGCCAATCTCCCTTTGTCTTTTAATGCTGCAAAGAGTGTCATTAGGGATTTAGGCCTTGACTACGAGAAAATAAATGCGTGCCCCAACAGCTGCATGTTATATTGGggtaaaaataaagaaaaaaatgAATGTGAAACTTGTGGTGTGTCGAGGTGGGTTGTACTTGAAAAAGATGGCATCATTGAAAATAATGATCCACCGAAGTTGTTTCATAAAGTAGCAGCAAACGTGATGAGGTACTTCCCACTACGACCAAGGTTACAGAGGATGTTCCTGTGCAAAGACTTTTTCAGACTTATGAGATGGCACCCATTAGGACGAACAAAAGATGGAAAATTAAGACATCCGACTGATGCTTTGGCTTGGAAGGTGATGGATGCTCGTTATCCTGATTTTGCAGCGGAAAATCGAAATGTTAGATTAGGTGTAGTAGCTGATGGATTTAACCCATATCGTTCAATGAATTTAAGTCATAGTACATGGCCAATCGTGTTG CCCTTAATTTCGGAGTGGAAAGCATTGTGGAAAGATGGTGTCGAAACTTATGATTCCCTGACCTGCGAGAATTTTAATTTACGAGCAAGCGCGTTGTGGACAATAAGCGATTTTCCGGGATACACTATGTTTTCAGGCTGGAGTACGAAGGGAAAACTAGCATGTCCAGAGTGCCATTACGAGACTTCTTCTGTTTATTTGAAACATAGCAAAAAAACTGTCTACGTGAATCATAGAAAGTTTCTTGATCCGACACACGAGTGGAGGCTAGATAAGAAGAGATTTAATAGTGAAATGGAAATGGGGAATAGTCCAGTGCCATTAACAGGAACAGAAATTGAAGAGTTATTATGGGGGTATGAAAATCAATTTGGAGATAAGACCCGGAGGAAGCGTAAAAGG GATCGGGGAATAAGAAAGCCTCTTCATCCTATTAAAAGTGACGATGGAAAGCATATTGAAATTATGGCAGCGATATTTGACATGACAAATAAGGAAAAAGAAAATTTCTGCAGCCTATTGAAAAATGCCAAACTTTCTTATGATTGTGCCTCAAATGTAAGTCGGTATGTGCACATAAAAGAGAGAAAGATGGTGGGGTATAAGAGCCAtgatgctcatttcatactccaCTATTTATTGCAATTTGCCGTAAAAAATACATTAAAACCCGAGGTCGCATTACCGATGATCAGGTTGGGTTCATTTCTTCGCGGTATGTGGAGCAAGGTGGTAGAATTAGATGATATCAAGAAGTTGCAAAGAGAAATTGTGGTAATACTTTGTGAATTTGAAATGATTTTCACAGAGCCATTTTTTGATATTATGGTCCACTTGCCTATACATCTATGCAGAGAAGTAGAATACGGTGGACCTGAGCACCTACATTGCATGTTTGCAATTGAGCGATATCTAGGAAAGTTGAAAGGCTATGTTAGAAATAGAAGTAGGCCAAAAGGTTCTATTGCAGAAGGGTACTTGGCTGAAGAGTGTGTCATATTTTGTTCAAGGTTTCTGGACGTCGATGGAGTAGTAGAAAATAATTCAAATGATTTTGGAAAATATGGAACAAATGTGGAATATCACATTGGAACAAAAAAGAATAAGGATGGAAGGATATTCAAAATGAAAGATGCAGATTGGAAGGCAGCGCATCGTTATATTCTTTTTAATTCTGATAATAAGGAAATAGAAAGTTTAATCGA GGAGCATCGAGCTTTCATGGATGGTCTTGCAAGTCAACAAAAATATAAAAGGGAACGAGCACATATGGAAGACTTTTGGAAATGGTTAAAAGATGAGGTTCTgaaaaaagaaaatatttcaagGGATTTAGAGGTGTTTGCTTTGGGGCCTAATCGACTAGCTAGGAAGTTTACGGGCTATGTAATAAATGGATACAGATTCCATACCAAATTTAGAGATTCCCGATGTACTACACAAAATAGTGGGATATTTTTAACAGCCGAGACCACTACCTTTGCAAGCTCaaaagaccagaatccagtaGTTGGGGGTGTCAATTACTATGGATCAATCGAAGAAATATTCGAACTTGACTATTGGGGAGCTTTTACAGTGGTCCTCTTTAAATGTTGTTGGTACCAAGAAGAAAAAGATCCTTTTGGTCTTACTCGAGTAAACTTTAATAAGTTACGCCAAAAATCTGATCCTTTTGTCCTATCTTCACAAGTTCAGCAAGTGTTTTATGTGGATGATCCAGTTGAGAAAAACTGTCAATATGTTATCAAAAAATTACCGAGGGACTGGTGCGACACTGAAAATTCGAACGCAATGGAAGAAGTGAGCAgttatcattcatataacattgGAATAAATTGTGAAACTGAAGGGGTTTGGATTAGGGACGATGTTCCTTTAACACAAATTCGTGTTCCATCTCCTTAG